In the genome of Nonomuraea sp. NBC_00507, the window CATTGACAGCGAGCACCAGGAATCATAGTTTCCTGCACGGAGGATTAAAACGTTTTGAAGGGAGTGTCAGTGCAACGCGTCTGCTTCCTGCTGAAAGTCCGCCCGGAGCGGCTGGCGGAGTACCGCGAACGCCACCAGAACGTCTGGCCGGACATGCGAGAGGCGCTGTCGCGCACCGGCTGGCACAACTATTCGCTCTTCCTCAGGGATGACGGCCTGCTCGTGGGCTACCTGGAGACCGAGGACTTCGAGGCCGCCAAGAAGGCCATGGCCGAGACGGACGTCAACGCCCGCTGGCAGGCCGAGATGGCGCCCTTCTTCGAGGACCTCGACGGTCGCCCCGACGAGGGCATGGCGCCGCTGACCGAAGTGTTCCACCTGGATTGATCGGGGAGTTCATGACTGACATCAAGGCCGCGCTACGGGCGCAGCACATCGAGACGCCGTCCTGGGCGTACGGCAACAGCGGCACGAGGTTCAAGGTGTTCGCCCAGCAGGGCGTGCCGCGCGACCCGTACGAGAAGCTCGCCGACGCCGCCCAGGTGCACGCCTACACGGGGGTGGCACCCACGGTCGCCCTGCACATCCCGTGGGACAAGGTGGACGACTACGCCGACCTGGCCCGGCATGCCAAGGACCTGGGCGTCGGCATCGGCGCGATCAACTCCAACGTCTTCCAGGACGACGACTACAAGCTCGGCAGCGTCACCAACCCGGACCCGCGGGTGCGGCGCAAGGCCACCGACCACCTGCTCGAGTGCGTGGACATCATGGACGCCACCGGCTCCGACACCCTCAAGCTGTGGTTCTCCGACGGCATCAACTACCCGGGTCAGGACGACATCCGCGCCCGCCAGGACCGGCTGGCCGAGTCCCTGGCCGAGGTGTACGCGCGCCTGGGCGAGGGCCAGCGGTTCCTGCTGGAGTACAAGCTGTTCGAGCCCGCCTTCTACGCCACCGACGTGCCGGACTGGGGCACCGCGTACGCGCACTGCGTCAAGCTCGGCCCCAAGGCGCAGGTGGTCGTAGACACCGGGCACCACGCGCCGGGCACCAACATCGAGTTCATCGTGGCGTTCCTGCTGCGCGAGGGCAAGCTCGGCGGCTTCGACTTCAACTCCCGCTTCTACGCCGACGACGACCTGATGGTGGGGGCGGCGGACCCGTTCCAGCTGTTCCGCATCATGTTCGAGGTGGTGGGCGGTGGTGGCTTCGACCCTGAGCTCAACGTGGCCTTCATGCTCGACCAGTGCCACAACATCGAGCCGAAGATCCCCGGCCAGATCCGCTCGGTCATGAACGTCCAGGAGGCCACCGCCAAGGCCCTGCTGGTCGACCGCGAGGCTTTGGCCGCGGCGCAGAACGAGGGCGACGTGCTGGGCTCGAACGCCGTGTTCATGGACGCCTACAACACCGACGTGCGGCCGCTGCTCGCCGAGCTGCGGGAGGAGATGGGCCTCGCGCCCGACCCGATGGCCGCGTACGCCAAGTCCGGATATTTCGAGAAAATCGCCGCCGAGCGTGTCGGCGGACAGCAGGCCGGCTGGGGGGCCTGAAGCACCATGGATGTCATCAACGAACTGCTGGAACGCTCGCACCGCCTGGGAGCCGACCCGCGCAACACCAACTTCGCCGGCGGCAACACCTCGGCCAAGGGCAGTGAGTCCGACCCGGTGACCGGCGAGGACGTCGAGCTGCTCTGGGTCAAGGGCTCCGGCGGCGACCTGGGCACGCTCAAGGAGTCCGGCCTGGCGGTGCTGCGCCTGGACCGGCTGCGCGCGCTCAAGGGCGTCTACCCGGGCGTCGAGCGCGAGGACGAGATGGTCGCCGCGTTCGACTACTGCCTGCACGGCAAGGGCGGGGCGGCCCCGTCGATCGACACGGCCATGCACGGCCTGGTCGAGGCGGGCCACGTCGACCACCTGCACCCCGACGCGGGCATCGCCATCGCGACCGCCGCCGACGGCGAGGAGCTGACCAGGCGCGTCTTCGGCGACCGCGTGGTGTGGGTGCCGTGGCGGCGGCCCGGCTTCCAGCTCGGCCTGGACATCGCCGCGATCAAGGACGCCAACCCGCAGGCGATCGGCTGCGTCCTCGGCGGCCACGGCATCACCGCCTGGGGCGCCACGTCCGAGGAGTGCGAGTCCCGCTCGCTGGAGATCATCCGCACCGCGGAGGCGTACCTCGCCGAGCACGGCCGGCCCGACCCGTTCGGCTCGGTCGTCTACGACACGCTGCCGGAGGCCGAGCGGCACGCCCGCGCGGCCGCGCTGTTCCCGGTCATCCGCGGCCTGGCCTCCACCGACGTGCGCACGGTCGGCCACTACACCGACACGCCCGAGGTGCTGGACTTCGTCTCCCGCGCCGAGCACCCGAGGCTGGCCGCGCTGGGCACGTCCTGCCCCGACCACTTCCTGCGCACGAAGGTCGCGCCGCTGGTGCTCGACCTGCCGCCGGACGCGCCGCTGGAGCAGGCCGTCGAGCGGCTGCGTGAGCTGCACGCCGCCTACCGCGAGGACTACACCGCCTACTACGACCGGCACGCCACCCCCGACTCACCGCCGATGCGCGGCGCGGACCCGGCCATCGTGCTGGTGCCGGGCGTCGGCATGTTCTCCTTCGGCAAGGACAAGCAGACTGCCCGGGTGGCCGGCGAGTTCTACGTCAACGCCATCAACGTCATGCACGGCGCCGAGTCCGTCTCCACCTACGCGCCCATCCCCGAGTCGGAGAAGTTCCGCATCGAGTACTGGGAACTGGAGGAGGCCAAGCTCCGCCGCATGCCCAAGCCCAAGCCCCTGGCCACACGCGTGGCGCTGGTCACCGGCGGCGGCTCGGGCATCGGCGCGGCCACCGCCCGCCGCCTGGCCGCCGAGGGCGCCTGCGTGGTGATCGCCGACCGCGACCTGGCCGCCGCCGAGAAGGTGGCCGAGGAGATCGGCGCGAGCGCGTACCGGGTGTCCGACGTGGCCGTGGCCGCCGGCGTGGACGTCACCTCCGAGGAGCAGGTCGTCGCCGCGGTACGCGCGGGCGTGCTGGCCTTCGGCGGCGTGGACCTGATCGTGAACAACGCCGGCCTGTCGCTCTCGCGCGCGCTGCTGGAGACCACCCTCGCGGACTGGGACCTGCAGCACGACGTCATGGCGCGCGGCTCGTTCCTGGTCTCCCGCGAGAGCGCCCGGGTGATGATCGACCAGGCCATGGGCGGCGACATCATCTACATCTCCTCCAAGAACGCCGTCTTCGCCGGGCCGAACAACGTCGCCTACGGCGCCGCCAAGGCCGACCAGGCCCACCAGGTCCGGCTGCTCGCGGCCGAGCTGGGCGCCCACGGCGTGCGCGTCAACGGCATCAACCCCGACGGCGTGGTCCGCGGCTCAGGCATCTTCGCCTCCGGCTGGGGCGCCAACCGCGCGAAGGTCTACGGGGTCGAGGAGGAGAATCTCGGTGAGTTCTACGCGCAGCGCACCCTGCTCAAGCGCGAGGTGCTGCCCGAGCACGTGGCCGCGGCCGTCTTCGCCCTCACCGGCGGCGACCTGACCCACACCACGGGCCTGCACATCCCGGTGGACGCCGGCGTGGCCGCCGCCTTCCTGCGCTAGGCGTAGGAGGCGACGAGCCCGACCAGCATCCCCGCGACGCCGGCCGCCGTGATCAGCCAGCCTCCGATCACGGCGGCCCGCCGCCCCCTGCGTGCGCCCGCCCAGTACATGATCACGTACGGCAGGAAGCCCAGTCCGCCGAATCCGACCGCCGGCAACGTCAGAGCGGCGAGCACGCCCATCGTCCCTGCCGGAACGGCCCGATCTCCTTCGGGCGTGAGCTGCGCCCGCTTGACGTCCCCCGCCGAGGAGTCCGGCGAGGCGTCCACCGGCATGGGAGCGCCCCCCGAGTCCGGGCTGAACAACCCCTTGCAGTCGTAGCGTCCCTCGCCCAGGTCCTCGCACGAGATCACCTGCAGCGTGCCCGGTGTGCCGATCCGGCCCGTCGCGAGCTCCAGATCTCGTACGACGAACACCATCGGCATCAGGCACACCACGAGCCAGAGCAGCACGAGGATGACCTTCCCCACCCGCCCAGGGTCCCTCCCCGCGGGTGTGACGAACTGCACATCGGGCAAGAAATCGCTCATAGGCTCATCATTCTGCCTGCGACTTGGGTTTCACCTGCAGCCTGCTGGGACGACCGGCTTGCACATCCATCCTGAGCAGTGCATCATCTTCACAAGCAAGGTCATGAGCAGTTATGCATGAATATGCAGGAGGATGGGATGAGGGCGGCGATCGCCGGAGCCAGCGGCTATGCGGGGGGCGAGCTGCTGCGGCTCCTGCTCGGCCATCCCGAGTTTGAGATCGGCGCGCTCACCGCGGCCTCCAGCGCGGGCAGCCGCCTGGGCGCCCACCAGCCCCATCTGCCGCAGCTGGCCGACCGGATCATCGAGGACACCACGGCCGGCGTGCTCGCCGGCCACGACGTCGTCTTCCTGGCGCTGCCTCACGGCCATTCGGCCGCCGTCGCCGCCCAGCTCGGAGCGGACACGGTCGTGGTGGACTGCGGCGCCGACCACCGGCTCGCCGACCCGGCCGCCTGGCAGGAGTTCTACGGCGGCGAGCACGCGGGCACCTGGCCCTACGGGCTGCCCGAGCTGCCGGGACAGCGCGACGCCCTGCGCGGGGCCACCCGGATCGCGGTCCCCGGCTGCTATCCGACCTCGGTCCTGCTGGCCCTGTTCCCGGCGTTCGCCGCCGGGCTGGCCGGGCCCGACGTGGTCGTGGTGGCCGCCAGCGGCACCAGCGGCGCGGGCAAGTCGCTCAAGCCCAATCTGCTGGGCAGCGAGGTCATGGGCTCGGTCAGCGCGTACGGCGTGGGCGGCGTGCACCGGCATACCCCCGAGATGGAGCAGGGCCTGTCGGCCGTCGCCGGCACGCTGGTCCGGGTGTCGTTCACCCCGACGCTGGCCCCGATGAGCCGCGGCATCCTCGCCACCTGCACCGCCCCCGCCACGCCCGGCCTCACCCAGGAGTCGCTCAGGGCGGCGTACGAGGTGGCGCTGAAGGACGAACCGTTCGTCCGGCTCCTGCCCGAAGGGGTCTGGCCGGCCACCGCCATGACCTACGGCGCCAACACCGCCGCCCTGCAGGTGACGCTCGACGAGCGCGCGGGCCGCGTGGTCGCCGTCATCGCCATCGACAACCTCACCAAGGGCACGGCCGGAGGCGCCATCCAAAGCGTCAACCTCGCCCTCGGCCTGCCGGAAGAGCTCGGCCTCCCCCTGGCAGGAGTCGCACCGTGACCTCCGCCGTGGCGGCCAAAGGCCCCCGACCGGGTGGTTCGCGGTTCGCGGCCGGTGCCTGGAGGGCCGAGCTGAGCACCATGTCCTGGGACTCCACGTTTACTCGCAGGCGCGCAACGGTGCGGCTGACGAAGGAGGAAGTGTGAGCGTTACAGCGCCACTAGGTTTCAGAGCCGCGGGTGTCGCCGCCGGGATCAAATCCGCCGGCGCCCGCGACCTGGCCCTCGTCGTCAACGACGGGCCCAGCCGCGCCGCCGCCGGCGTCTTCACCGCCAACCGCGTGAAGGCCGCCCCCGTGTTGTGGTCGCAGCAGGTCCTGGCGGGCGGCCGGCTGCGAGCCGTGGTGCTCAACTCCGGCGGCGCCAACGCCTGCACCGGCCCGGAGGGTTTCCAGGACACGCACGCCACCGCCGAGAAGGTCGCCGCGGCGCTCGAGGACTCGGCGGGCGAGGTAGCGGTCTGCTCGACCGGCCTGATCGGCGAGCGCCTGCCGATGGAGGCGCTGCTGTCCGGCGTCGACACCGCCGCCACCCAGCTGTCCCGGGACGGCGGCCTGGCCGCGGCCGACGCCATCCGGACCACCGACACGGTCTCCAAGATCTCTTTCAAGCGGGCCAACGGCTACATGGTCGGCGGGATGGCCAAGGGCGCGGGCATGCTCGCCCCGGCCCTCGCGACCATGCTCTGCGTGATCACCACGGACGCCGACGTGACCAGCGACGAGCTCGACACGGTGCTCCGCAAGGCCACCGCCAAGACGTTCGACCGGCTCGACACCGACGGCTGCATGTCCACCAACGACACCGTGCTCCTGCTGGCCAGCGCCGCCTCCGGGGTCAAGCCTGACCTGGCGGAGTTCGAGCAGAAGGTCACCGAGGTCTGCGCCGACCTGGCCAGGCAGCTCCTGG includes:
- a CDS encoding L-rhamnose mutarotase produces the protein MQRVCFLLKVRPERLAEYRERHQNVWPDMREALSRTGWHNYSLFLRDDGLLVGYLETEDFEAAKKAMAETDVNARWQAEMAPFFEDLDGRPDEGMAPLTEVFHLD
- the rhaI gene encoding L-rhamnose isomerase, with translation MTDIKAALRAQHIETPSWAYGNSGTRFKVFAQQGVPRDPYEKLADAAQVHAYTGVAPTVALHIPWDKVDDYADLARHAKDLGVGIGAINSNVFQDDDYKLGSVTNPDPRVRRKATDHLLECVDIMDATGSDTLKLWFSDGINYPGQDDIRARQDRLAESLAEVYARLGEGQRFLLEYKLFEPAFYATDVPDWGTAYAHCVKLGPKAQVVVDTGHHAPGTNIEFIVAFLLREGKLGGFDFNSRFYADDDLMVGAADPFQLFRIMFEVVGGGGFDPELNVAFMLDQCHNIEPKIPGQIRSVMNVQEATAKALLVDREALAAAQNEGDVLGSNAVFMDAYNTDVRPLLAELREEMGLAPDPMAAYAKSGYFEKIAAERVGGQQAGWGA
- a CDS encoding bifunctional aldolase/short-chain dehydrogenase, which codes for MDVINELLERSHRLGADPRNTNFAGGNTSAKGSESDPVTGEDVELLWVKGSGGDLGTLKESGLAVLRLDRLRALKGVYPGVEREDEMVAAFDYCLHGKGGAAPSIDTAMHGLVEAGHVDHLHPDAGIAIATAADGEELTRRVFGDRVVWVPWRRPGFQLGLDIAAIKDANPQAIGCVLGGHGITAWGATSEECESRSLEIIRTAEAYLAEHGRPDPFGSVVYDTLPEAERHARAAALFPVIRGLASTDVRTVGHYTDTPEVLDFVSRAEHPRLAALGTSCPDHFLRTKVAPLVLDLPPDAPLEQAVERLRELHAAYREDYTAYYDRHATPDSPPMRGADPAIVLVPGVGMFSFGKDKQTARVAGEFYVNAINVMHGAESVSTYAPIPESEKFRIEYWELEEAKLRRMPKPKPLATRVALVTGGGSGIGAATARRLAAEGACVVIADRDLAAAEKVAEEIGASAYRVSDVAVAAGVDVTSEEQVVAAVRAGVLAFGGVDLIVNNAGLSLSRALLETTLADWDLQHDVMARGSFLVSRESARVMIDQAMGGDIIYISSKNAVFAGPNNVAYGAAKADQAHQVRLLAAELGAHGVRVNGINPDGVVRGSGIFASGWGANRAKVYGVEEENLGEFYAQRTLLKREVLPEHVAAAVFALTGGDLTHTTGLHIPVDAGVAAAFLR
- the argC gene encoding N-acetyl-gamma-glutamyl-phosphate reductase codes for the protein MQEDGMRAAIAGASGYAGGELLRLLLGHPEFEIGALTAASSAGSRLGAHQPHLPQLADRIIEDTTAGVLAGHDVVFLALPHGHSAAVAAQLGADTVVVDCGADHRLADPAAWQEFYGGEHAGTWPYGLPELPGQRDALRGATRIAVPGCYPTSVLLALFPAFAAGLAGPDVVVVAASGTSGAGKSLKPNLLGSEVMGSVSAYGVGGVHRHTPEMEQGLSAVAGTLVRVSFTPTLAPMSRGILATCTAPATPGLTQESLRAAYEVALKDEPFVRLLPEGVWPATAMTYGANTAALQVTLDERAGRVVAVIAIDNLTKGTAGGAIQSVNLALGLPEELGLPLAGVAP
- the argJ gene encoding bifunctional glutamate N-acetyltransferase/amino-acid acetyltransferase ArgJ, whose amino-acid sequence is MSVTAPLGFRAAGVAAGIKSAGARDLALVVNDGPSRAAAGVFTANRVKAAPVLWSQQVLAGGRLRAVVLNSGGANACTGPEGFQDTHATAEKVAAALEDSAGEVAVCSTGLIGERLPMEALLSGVDTAATQLSRDGGLAAADAIRTTDTVSKISFKRANGYMVGGMAKGAGMLAPALATMLCVITTDADVTSDELDTVLRKATAKTFDRLDTDGCMSTNDTVLLLASAASGVKPDLAEFEQKVTEVCADLARQLLVDAEGASKAIAIEVIGAHSEQDAVKVGRSVARSNLLKCAIHGEDPNWGRVLAAVGTTDAVFEPDRLNVAINGIWICRGGAVGDDRSKVDMRPRDVTITIDLSAGPHTATVHTTDLTADYVHENSAYSS